The Vicia villosa cultivar HV-30 ecotype Madison, WI linkage group LG1, Vvil1.0, whole genome shotgun sequence genome includes a region encoding these proteins:
- the LOC131644643 gene encoding protein fluG-like — MDLSELRKAVEEVELVDGHAHNLVALHSNFPFIHAFSEAQGEALASSHHSLSFKRNLRDLAELYGCESSLRGVEEYRRVSGLESTGLTCFKAARISAILIDDGLELDKEHDIEWHKGFAPFVGRILRIEKVAEKILDEDFPNGSRWTLDSFTKAFVSKLESVAGEIFGLKSIAAYRSGLEINTNVTKQDAEEGLAQVLLAGKPIRIANKNLIDYIFLESLEVAQSYDLPMQIHTGFGDKDLDMRLANPLHLRSVFEDKRYLKSRIVLLHASYPFSREASYLASVYPQVYLDFGLAIPKLSVHGMISSLKELIDLAPINKVMFSTDGYAFPETFYLGAKKSREVVFSVLRDTCIDGDLSVSEAVEAAKDILARNAINFYKINLSISAVSAHNILPLNVIDNLESDVSFVRIIWVDNSGQQRCRAVPKKRFNDVVTKNGVGLAFAVMGMPSFQDGPAPGSGLGSVGEARLTPDLSTIRTIPWSKHDEMVLGDLNIKPGQAWEFCSRETLRRASKILKDEFDLVMNAGFENEFFLLKSLTREGKEEWIPFDSSPYCSSSAFDAASIILQEVASALHSIGIQVEQLHAEAGKGQFELVLEHNICTKAADNLVYTHETVRAIARKHGLLATFIPKYKLDDLGSGCHVHLSLWQNGQNVFMASDESSKYGISTVGKEFMAGVLHHLPSILPFVAPLPVSYDRLQPNTWSGAYLFWGNENKEAPLRASSPPGTRSGLTSNFEIKSFDGSANPYLGLAAIIAAGIDGLRRHLSLPEPVDTDPNPESLQRLPKSLSESLEALDKADFLEEFFGVKLLTAIKAIRKDEIDHYLENKEAYKQLIHRY; from the exons ATGGATTTGAGTGAGCTGAGAAAAGCGGTGGAGGAAGTTGAACTTGTAGATGGCCATGCCCACAACTTGGTTGCACTTCACTCCAATTTTCCTTTCATTCATGCcttttctgaagctcaaggtgAAGCTCTCGCTTCTTCACATCACTCTCTATCCTTCAAG AGAAATCTAAGAGATTTAGCTGAGCTGTACGGATGTGAGTCATCTTTGCGAGGTGTTGAAGAATACCGAAGAGTCTCTGGATTGGAATCCACGGGTTTGACGTGTTTCAAAGCGGCAAGAATCTCTGCGATACTCATTGATGATGGGTTAGAATTGGACAAAGAGCATGATATAGAATGGCATAAGGGTTTTGCACCTTTTGTTGGTAGAATCTTAAGAATTGAAAAAGTGGCTGAGAAAATCCTTGATGAA GATTTTCCAAACGGATCTCGCTGGACATTGGATTCGTTCACTAAAGCATTTGTCTCAAAGTTGGAATC GGTGGCTGGTGAGATCTTTGGATTGAAAAGCATAGCTGCATACCGCAGTGGCCTAGAAATCAATACGAATGTGACTAAACAGGATGCCGAGGAGGGTCTCGCACAGGTGTTACTTG CCGGGAAACCTATCCGTATTGCAAACAAAAATCTTATCGACTACATCTTCTTGGAAAGTTTGGAAGTTGCTCAATCCTATGACTTGCCAATGCAGATACACACAGG GTTTGGGGATAAAGATTTGGATATGCGACTGGCAAATCCTCTTCATCTCCGTTCTGTTTTCGAGGATAAGAGATATTTAAAATCTCGGATTGTTCTCTTACATGCGTCCTATCCATTCTCAAGAGAAGCATCATATCTAGCATCTGTGTACCCCCAG GTTTATCTTGATTTTGGGTTGGCAATTCCAAAACTTAGTGTACATGGGATGATTTCATCACTGAAAGAGCTTATAGATCTGGCTCCAATAAATAAG GTGATGTTTAGTACCGATGGCTATGCATTTCCTGAAACCTTCTACTTAG GTGCAAAGAAGTCTCGAGAAGTTGTTTTCTCGGTCCTGCGTGATACATGCATTGATGGAGATCTCTCAGTTTCCGAAGCTGTGGAAGCTGCAAAAGATATCCTTGCTAGAAATGCAATCAATTTCTATAAGATTAATTTGTCTATCAGTGCTGTTAGTGCACATAATATTTTACCTCTAAATGTGATTGATAACTTAGAGAGTGATGTTTCATTTGTTCGTATAATATGGGTTGATAATTCAGGACAACAAAGATGCCGT GCTGTTCCTAAAAAGCGTTTCAATGATGTTGTTACGAAGAATGGGGTTGGTTTAGCATTTGCGGTTATGGGAATGCCTTCTTTTCAGGATGGACCTGCCCCTGGTTCTGGTTTAGGTTCAGTTGGTGAAGCAAGATTAACACCTGATTTGTCTACTATAAGGACAATTCCTTG GAGCAAGCACGATGAAATGGTTTTAGGTGATCTAAATATTAAACCGGGCCAAGCATGGGAATTTTGCTCAAGAGAGACTTTAAGAAGAGCTTCCAAAATTCTTAAAGATGAATTTGACTTG GTAATGAATGCAGGATTTGAGAATGAATTTTTTCTCTTGAAGAGCCTAACAAG GGAAGGGAAAGAAGAATGGATACCATTTGACTCGAGTCCTTACTGCTCCTCGTCAGCATTTGATGCTGCTTCCATAatacttcaggaagttgcttcTGCTTTACATTCTATCGGCATTCAAGTAGAACAG TTACACGCAGAAGCAGGAAAAGGTCAATTTGAGTTGGTTTTAGAACATAATATTTGTACTAAAGCTGCGGATAATTTAGTTTACACGCATGAAACTGTTAGGGCAATTGCTAGAAAACATGGCTTGCTCGCAACTTTTATTCCAAA GTACAAGTTAGATGATTTGGGTTCTGGATGCCATGTGCATCTAAGCTTGTGGCAGAATGGCCAAAATGTGTTTATGGCATCTGATGAATCATCAAAGTACGGAATATCAACTGTGGGAAAAGAATTTATGGCCGGAGTTCTTCATCATCTTCCTTCGATTTTGCCATTTGTAGCGCCACTTCCTGTCAG TTACGATCGGTTGCAGCCCAACACATGGAGTGGTGCATACTTGTTCTGGGGAAATGAAAATAAAGAGGCTCCATTGCGAGCTTCATCTCCGCCTGGAACTCGTAGCGGTTTAACAAGTAATTTTGAGATTAAATCATTTGATGGTTCCGCAAACCCGTACTTAGGCTTAGCTGCTATAATTGCTGCTGGCATTGACGGGCTTCGCAGGCATCTTTCCCTTCCTGAACCTGTTG ATACCGATCCAAATCCTGAAAGTCTTCAAAGATTGCCGAAATCACTTTCGGAATCTTTGGAAGCTCTCGATAAGGCCGACTTCCTTGAGGAGTTTTTCGGTGTTAAGTTGCTGACTGCGATAAAAGCAATTCGGAAG GATGAAATTGATCATTACTTGGAGAACAAGGAAGCATACAAGCAACTCATACATCGTTATTGA